Proteins encoded by one window of Halorubrum ruber:
- a CDS encoding DUF5807 family protein — protein sequence MSNLDEFLAGERLDDVVFYLSDAYLDDDSRLREVGEETDGGVRLILDGETGRSAFQAGTGMGAMEFAKTAMDAEGEVARSLDGGACPFAEEEPDDHEVQFVFAFAEAQNEEVGGLYAEGDVVHAYAHCTCGESYSHKWVIGDRDGE from the coding sequence ATGAGCAACCTCGACGAGTTCCTCGCGGGCGAGCGGCTCGACGACGTGGTCTTCTACCTGAGCGACGCGTACCTCGACGACGACTCCCGGCTGCGCGAGGTCGGAGAGGAGACGGATGGCGGCGTGCGCCTGATCCTCGACGGCGAGACCGGGCGCTCAGCGTTCCAGGCCGGCACGGGGATGGGCGCGATGGAGTTCGCGAAGACGGCGATGGACGCCGAGGGCGAGGTCGCGCGCTCGCTCGACGGCGGGGCGTGTCCGTTCGCCGAGGAGGAGCCCGACGACCACGAAGTCCAGTTCGTCTTCGCGTTCGCGGAGGCGCAAAACGAGGAGGTCGGCGGCCTCTACGCCGAGGGCGACGTGGTCCACGCGTACGCCCACTGCACCTGCGGCGAGAGCTACTCGCACAAGTGGGTGATCGGCGACCGCGACGGCGAGTAG